The Nocardia sp. NBC_01503 sequence TCGACCCCGATCCCGGTGGATCAGGGCGGCTTCTTCGACCAGGCCGTGCACGACGAGGCCCCGAACTTCCGCCGGCATGCCATCGACTCGCTGGAGTCCATGGGCATCTCGGTCGAGTTCAGCCATCACGAGGGCGCACCCGGCCAGCAGGAGATCGACCTGCGCTACGCGGACGCGCTCTCCATGGCCGACAATGTGATGACCTTCCGCTACCTGATCAAGGAAGTGGCCATCGACGAAGGCGTGCGGGCGACGTTCATGCCCAAGCCTTTCGCCGATCACCCGGGTTCGGCGATGCATACGCATATGTCGCTGTTCGAGGGTGAGCAGAACGCCTTCCACGATCCCGACGACCCGATCAACCTGTCGGTGACCGCGCGCGCGTTCATCGCGGGCATTCTCGAGCACGCGCACGAGATCAGCGCCGTCACCAATCAGTGGGTGAACTCGTACAAGCGACTCATTCACGGTGGTGAGGCGCCGACCGCCGCGTCCTGGGGTCGCTCCAACCGTTCGGCACTGGTTCGCGTTCCGATGTACACGCCGAACAAGTCGTCCTCGCGGCGCGTCGAGGTCCGCAGCCCCGATTCGGCCTGCAACCCGTACCTGGCCTTCGCGGTTATCCTCGCGGCCGGTCTGCGCGGTATCGAGAAGGGCTACACCCTGCCGCCCGAGGCCGAGGACGATGTGTGGTCGCTGACCGCCGCCGAGCGTCGCGCCATGGGCTTCCGCGAACTGCCCGCCAGCCTCGACGAGGCGCTCAAGAATATGGAGAAGTCCGAACTGGTCGCCGAGACCCTGGGCGAGCACGTCTTCGACTTCTTCCTGCGCAACAAGCGCCGCGAATGGGCGGGTTACCGCAATCAGGTGACCCCCTACGAGCTGAAGGAATACCTCGGGCTGTAGTTTCTGCCCTCCGCTTCGCTGCGGGCGGGGTTCGCGGCCCTGGAGTCCCGGTTCTTCCCTCCCTTCCTCCGCTCC is a genomic window containing:
- a CDS encoding glutamine synthetase family protein — protein: MDRQKEFVLRTLEERDIRFVRLWFTDVLGYLKSVAIAPAELEGAFEEGIGFDGSAIEGFARVSEADMVARPDPSTFQVLPWSTSKGHQHSARMFCDIAMPDGSPSWADPRHVLRRQLNKAADLGFSCYVHPEIEFFLLKPGPHDGSTPIPVDQGGFFDQAVHDEAPNFRRHAIDSLESMGISVEFSHHEGAPGQQEIDLRYADALSMADNVMTFRYLIKEVAIDEGVRATFMPKPFADHPGSAMHTHMSLFEGEQNAFHDPDDPINLSVTARAFIAGILEHAHEISAVTNQWVNSYKRLIHGGEAPTAASWGRSNRSALVRVPMYTPNKSSSRRVEVRSPDSACNPYLAFAVILAAGLRGIEKGYTLPPEAEDDVWSLTAAERRAMGFRELPASLDEALKNMEKSELVAETLGEHVFDFFLRNKRREWAGYRNQVTPYELKEYLGL